The region TGACCGGGCCTGAACCGTGACCATGATGGCCCATGTTCATCCAAAGATCGACTTTCAAATTTTGTGGATCCACCATCACGGGTTCGCCGTTAGCAGAGGCGTACCCATAGAATTTTACTAGGAACTGAGACTCTTCAGAATCAGACGGTCCTTTTGTGAATTCAATCGAAGCGCAAACATTTGACGTTTTGAAATAAACAGGGCATGCCGCGCCAGCTTGAGCTCTGGCATTTGCACTGAAGAGAAGACCCGCAATAAGAAGAGCTGCTCCTAAAATAATAGAACCAATAAGTTTCATTTCCTTCTCCTACCGAGGCCACCGTTGTTGGTAGCTGATATTAAATGTTTTTGATAAACTTGAATTCACGGGATTGCCAATCCAACTTTGGTCGCTGTAGCTGACAGTGACCGCAGATGCGAGATTGATCATGTAGCTGCCTGAAAATCCT is a window of Bdellovibrio bacteriovorus DNA encoding:
- a CDS encoding FixH family protein, with the translated sequence MKLIGSIILGAALLIAGLLFSANARAQAGAACPVYFKTSNVCASIEFTKGPSDSEESQFLVKFYGYASANGEPVMVDPQNLKVDLWMNMGHHGHGSGPVKVVKQDQGIYFVSEAYFVMAGRWQIRLFVNGEKGEFDVDVKP